A stretch of Xenopus laevis strain J_2021 chromosome 8S, Xenopus_laevis_v10.1, whole genome shotgun sequence DNA encodes these proteins:
- the nek6.S gene encoding NIMA-related kinase 6 S homeolog isoform X1 — MGKQNPRGKSEQAQKMDKYLQTPHPEPDRVEEQEQGPTIHDPPRASQVVAVLEPSNAEILAAITSSHTSTTAQLESIKVDTSLLRQDLQALRERTTEAEGRISTIEDTIAPYSDIISTLQQKVATLTARAEDSENRNRRNNLRIVGLPEGSEGRAPEAFVEAWLKQTLGEEVFSAIFIIERAHRVPTRPLPPGAPPRPLIMRFLNYRDRDAVMTAARKKGQLTHNGANISIYPDYSQVVQKQRASYQGVKRRLRNAGILYSMLYPAKLRVVQGDRTHFFVTALDADKWLDTLPPSRQNSPRRNGGEGNGGNPA, encoded by the coding sequence ATGGGGAAACAAAATCCACGGGGTAAATCGGAGCAAGCCCAGAAAATGGATAAATATCTGCAAACCCCGCACCCCGAGCCAGACCGCGTggaggagcaggaacaggggcctACAATACATGACCCGCCGAGAGCAAGCCAGGTGGTGGCGGTATTGGAGCCCTCGAATGCTGAAATCCTAGCTGCAATAACCAGCTCGCACACAAGCACAACAGCGCAACTGGAATCCATTAAGGTGGATACCTCCCTCCTGCGACAAGACCTGCAGGCACTGCGGGAGCGCACCacggaggctgagggccgcaTTTCGACTATCGAGGACACCATAGCCCCGTACTCCGACATCATCTCTACCCTACAACAAAAGGTAGCTACACTGACTGCTCGTGCGGAAGACTCTGAAAACCGCAATCGCAGGAACAACTTGCGAATAGTGGGCCTGCCAGAGGGGAGCGAAGGAAGGGCTCCCGAGGCCTTTGTGGAAGCATGGCTGAAACAGACGTTAGGAGAGGAGGTATTCTCCgccatttttattattgaaagggCCCACCGAGTGCCTACTCGTCCCCTGCCGCCAGGAGCCCCGCCGAGACCGCTAATTATGCGGTTCCTGAACTACAGGGACCGGGATGCGGTAATGACGGCAGCCAGAAAGAAGGGCCAACTAACACACAATGGCGCCAATATCTCAATTTACCCAGACTACTCTCAAGTAGTCCAGAAGCAGAGGGCCTCATACCAAGGGGTTAAGCGCAGGCTCCGAAATGCGGGGATCCTCTACTCAATGCTTTACCCAGCCAAACTTCGAGTGGTGCAAGGAGACCGTACCCATTTTTTTGTAACAGCGCTAGACGCCGACAAGTGGCTGGACACCTTACCACCATCACGGCAGAACAGTCCTCGACGCAATGGCGGAGAAGGAAACGGAGGGAATCCTGCCTAG